In Gossypium raimondii isolate GPD5lz chromosome 12, ASM2569854v1, whole genome shotgun sequence, a single window of DNA contains:
- the LOC128035508 gene encoding uncharacterized protein LOC128035508 has protein sequence MLRVLERVARPHSGFGGCGGIIGVAPTVAEYWFEATKRIMNDIDCTLEKKLKGAVSLLRDKAYQESTCEAYLAYVSVSPSGDSFVWDIKIVREFPDVFPKELSGLPPNREVEFDIKLLPGTTPGAPIPFVKKKDGTMRMCIDYRQLKKLTVKNKYPLSRIDDLFDQFHRVAIFSKISLRSGYLQPRVKETDIYKMAFRTHYGHYEFLVMPFGLTNATAAFMDLIN, from the exons ATGTTGAGAGTGTTGGAGAGGGTCGCTAGACCCCATTCTGGATTTGGGGGCTGTGG GGGCATCATTGGAGTTGCTCCTACTGTGGCTGAGTATTGGTTTGAGGCCACTAAGAGGATTATGAACGATATTGACTGCACTCTTGAAAAGAAACTGAAGGGTGCAGTCTCTTTGCTTCGCGACAAAGCTTATCA GGAAAGTACGTGTGAGGCGTATTTAGCCTATGTCAGTGTTTCACCTTCTGGGGACTCTTTTGTTTGGGATATCAAAATAGTGAGGGAATTTCCAGATGTTTTTCCTAAGGAGTTATCAGGTTTACCTCCAAATCGAGAAGTTGAGTTCGATATTAAGCTTTTACCGGGTACAACTCCG GGGGCACCGATTCcgtttgtaaagaaaaaggatggtacCATGAGGATGTGCATCGACTATCGACAGTTGAAAAAACTGACTGTGAAAAATAAGTACCCACTTTCGAGGATCGATGACCTCTTTGATCAGTTTCATAGGGTTGCGATATTCTCGAAGATAAGTCTTCGTTCTGGGTATCTTCAGCCTAGGGTTAAGGAAACTGATATTTATAAGATGGCATTCAGGACTCATTATGGGCACTATgagttcctagttatgcccTTTGGTTTGACGAATGCTACGGCtgcattcatggatttgatAAACTGA
- the LOC105762478 gene encoding 4-hydroxybenzoate polyprenyltransferase, mitochondrial, which yields MASFSVGGAHSSHRTPSLFPTPPTIRMLKHHPVLNCTPFFTTPSLFSPKNLSLRSSNHRAGIACMSTTTSPVGKDDQKLISGQLNEKVVQASSWIDYLPKEIQPFAKLARVDKPIGTWFLIFPFAWSATLAAASGSIPDFRNLAVFACAAPFFRGAACTINDFFDRDFDKMVERTKERPMASGAVTPFQGLCFFAFQLLLSHGIFLQLTNYSWIIEAAFIFLSCTYPLMKRLTYWVQAYLGLTINWGAILGWYAVKGSLQPSIVLPLFLSGCFWTILYDTIYAHQDKEDDVKVGIKSTALKFGESTKEWITGFAIASIGTLALTAYNAALGRPFYVFLAAASGQLAWQIRTVNLSSAADCNRKFVSNKWFGVLILSGMLLGRVFS from the exons atggCTTCCTTTTCAGTTGGTGGTGCTCATTCTAGCCACCGAACCCCCTCTCTCTTTCCTACACCCCCAACAATAAGGATGCTGAAGCATCATCCTGTTTTAAATTGCACCCCATTCTTCACCACTCCATCTTTGTTTTCTCCAAAAAACTTGTCATTGCGTTCCTCAAATCACAGAGCCGGAATAGCTTGCATGTCCACAACCACATCTCCAGTAGGCAAAGATGATCAAAAGCTAATTAGTGGGCAACTGAATGAGAAAGTGGTTCAAGCTTCATCGTGGATTGATTACTTACCTAAAGAAATTCAACCTTTCGCTAAGCTGGCTCGCGTGGACAAGCCCATCGGTACTTGGTTTCTGATTTTTCCCTTTGCATG GTCAGCTACGTTGGCAGCAGCGAGTGGAAGTATTCCGGATTTCAGGAATTTAGCTGTATTTGCTTGTGCGGCTCCATTTTTTAGGGGTGCTGCTTGTACCATTAATGATTTCTTTGATCGTGATTttgataaaatg GTGGAGCGTACAAAAGAGAGACCGATGGCAAGTGGGGCTGTCACACCATTTCAAGGACTTTGTTTCTTTGCGTTTCAATTGCTACTGAGTCATGGAATTTTCCTCCAACTCACCAACTATAG TTGGATCATTGAGGCTGCGTTCATCTTCCTAAGTTGTACCTATCCTCTCATGAAGAGACTGACATACTGG GTGCAAGCTTATTTAGGTTTGACAATCAACTGGGGAGCAATACTAGGGTGGTATGCAGTTAAAGGAAGCTTGCAACCGTCGATTGTACTCCCACTCTTCCTTTCTGGTTGTTTCTGGACTATTCTGTACGATACCATTTATGCTCATCAG GATAAAGAAGATGACGTGAAAGTTGGCATTAAATCCACGGCCTTAAAATTTGGTGAGTCAACAAAAGAGTGGATCACTGGCTTTGCTATTGCAAGCATTGGCACCCTTGCTCTCACTGCATACAATGCTGCATTAG GGCGGccattttatgtgtttttagcAGCTGCATCTGGACAGTTAGCTTGGCAGATAAGGACAGTTAACTTGTCATCCGCAGCCGATTGCAACCGAAA GTTTGTGTCCAACAAATGGTTTGGTGTTCTAATTTTGAGTGGGATGTTATTAGGAAGGGTCTTCTCTTGA